The Arcanobacterium wilhelmae region GAGCCCCTCCACGGTTTTCACGGTCAGTGCGGCGTCTCCCAGGGAGAACGCCGAGTTGATCTTGCCCATGCCGTGCCCGGGGATATCCACGAGCGAATCGCGCGGAATCGAAATGAGCGACGGATCCCCAGAATCCGGCACCTGCAACAGCATGATCGTGTCCGAGCGCTGGCCCTTCGTCTTCGACGTCGGGGCGTAGTTTGCGCGCGAGTCTGAGCCGACGATCAGATACGTGGTTCCGGGAGTATCCGGCGCACCTGAAAGCGCGTCTTTACGGCCTAAAGCTGCATTTCCCTTGGAGTAGAGGAAGGTGCCCCAGCCTGCGATCACGAGCAGGACCATGAGCAGGAGGATTCCGATCCGCTTGCCCCAGCTCATTCGGCGACGGCGAGGCGCAGGGCGCGGCGGAAGTGGTGGCTCGGTGCGGTTCGGTTGCATGGCGGCAGGCGCCCTCCGGGTGCCCTCCTGCGCTGGGGCTGGGCGGGTGTGTCCCGCTGGCGCGTACGACGGCGGCTGGGACTGCTCGGGATGGAAATCTTTGGTGCGCATCACGCGGGTCGCGTCGGGACGAGCGGCCTCAGTGCGTGAGGAAGTGCCCTGCGTTCGAGAAGTGGGGTAAGCGGCACGTGCAGACGACGCCGACTGTCGCACCGGCGTCGTCACGTTCGGATCCGGCTCGGTGAAAGCGGAACGCCGGCGTGGAGCGCTCGGCCGCCGACGGCGAGGAGCGACGGGTTCGTCGCCGCGCTCATCGCGGCGATCACGAAAATCGCTCACTACTTCTTCTCCTTAAGGATCGCGAAGCCGCTACCGGCAACCTCTCCGAGGCCGCCATTGGCAGACGAGATAGCGTTGTTCTTCGCGGCCTTGGTGAGCGCGTCCGGCGGAACGGGCTGATCGGCCTTGAGCGCTTCCCATACCTGTGGGGCGGTGGGGGACGGAACTACGCGAGCACCGGCCCAATCCCACGGCATCGTGTAGAAGTTGAGCGAATCGCTCTTGAGCCCAGTGAGATTCGAGGCGAGTGAGGCGAGGAACGAAATATCGCCCAGGCCCTTTGATACGTCGAGGTTCTTGATGACCGACTGCACGGTGCGGTAGAGGGTGGGCAGATCCGAGACAGAGTTTTGCTTGAGCGCCTTATTGATGATCGAGGTGACCACCTGCTGTTGGCGATCGATACGGCCAATATCTGAGCCGTCGCCGATCGACTTTCGGGCGCGAGCCAGAGCGAGGGCATCTTCGCCGCCGAGAGTTTGGCAACCGGCGGGAAGCTTGAGATGAGCAGCCTTATCGTCGATCGGTTCAGCCACGCAAATATCGACGCCGCCGAGTGAGTTGACGATGTCTTGGAATCCGTTGAAGTTCACCACGGCGTAATCGTCAATGTAGATTCCCGTCATCTGTTCCACAGTCGACACGGCGCAGGCTGCGGCAGCTCCGACGTCGCCGGTGGTGCCTCCGACGGCGAAGGCGGAGTTGAACATTGCCAGTTCCTTCGCGGTGCTCTTCGAGCCGTCGGGAAGATTGCAGGAGGGGATAGGAACGAGCATATCGCGCGGAATCGAGACGACGTCCACGCGCTTGCGGTCTTTCGAAATGTGCATGAGCATCGTTGTATCCGCGCGCATTCCGGTGACGTCGGTGTGTGTGGTGTAGCCCTCGCGTGAATCCGAACCCAGAATCAGGATATTCAGCGCGCGGTTTTTCTTATCTGCGTTTTCCGCCACGGGACGGTTTGCGCTACTGACCAACGAATCGAGATCGTGTGTTTGGATCGAGGAGACGAGGTTGTAGTAGATCGCGCCGAAGGCGGATCCGACGAACAACACCAGCGCCAAAAGTGCGAGGGCGAGGCTTCGTGCCCACGGGATCGCTCGACCATTCGTGGAACGATGTGTAGCTGCACGTTCGGAAAGACTGTTCACCTACGCAACTCTACTGGTAAATCGAGTCCCGCGTGTGCGACCTGCGATGGATGGGCCTGTTGTTTCGATCATGTCAGATGCGAACTGGTGGGGTAAAAGACTCAGCGTGCTCGGTGGCGAAGATGCTGTCGGCCGTCGAGGTGGCGCCCACGATCACAAGCGAGTTGCCGCTCGATAGGGTTGAATAGCCAACGGAAATCGCCTCGATCACTGACGGGGACACCAGGCCGATCCGGCCTTGAGGGACGTGAGGTACCGCGTTCGCATAAAACGAGGCGTTCGATTCGTCACCC contains the following coding sequences:
- a CDS encoding LCP family protein; translation: MNSLSERAATHRSTNGRAIPWARSLALALLALVLFVGSAFGAIYYNLVSSIQTHDLDSLVSSANRPVAENADKKNRALNILILGSDSREGYTTHTDVTGMRADTTMLMHISKDRKRVDVVSIPRDMLVPIPSCNLPDGSKSTAKELAMFNSAFAVGGTTGDVGAAAACAVSTVEQMTGIYIDDYAVVNFNGFQDIVNSLGGVDICVAEPIDDKAAHLKLPAGCQTLGGEDALALARARKSIGDGSDIGRIDRQQQVVTSIINKALKQNSVSDLPTLYRTVQSVIKNLDVSKGLGDISFLASLASNLTGLKSDSLNFYTMPWDWAGARVVPSPTAPQVWEALKADQPVPPDALTKAAKNNAISSANGGLGEVAGSGFAILKEKK
- a CDS encoding LCP family protein translates to MSDFRDRRDERGDEPVAPRRRRPSAPRRRSAFTEPDPNVTTPVRQSASSARAAYPTSRTQGTSSRTEAARPDATRVMRTKDFHPEQSQPPSYAPAGHTRPAPAQEGTRRAPAAMQPNRTEPPLPPRPAPRRRRMSWGKRIGILLLMVLLVIAGWGTFLYSKGNAALGRKDALSGAPDTPGTTYLIVGSDSRANYAPTSKTKGQRSDTIMLLQVPDSGDPSLISIPRDSLVDIPGHGMGKINSAFSLGDAALTVKTVEGLTGLTVDHYLEIGMGGVENLTDAVGGINLCWDQSFNDSHAALTWEAGCHDVDGVTALKFSRMRYSDPLGDLGRAMRQRQVVSKILAKALTPANALNPFTQYALVGSVGEVLTADRDTSLIDVAKAGLALKNATNAKNMGTPPIEDANFRYGTQSTVKLADDRGFWNKVRDGEVTPETFK